The DNA segment AAAAAAAAACCGGTTCAGGGAACCtaatagaaggttcccaaaaccaggtcTCGCTCGAAGTGGGCCGGGCCGTGCGCCTAGTTCGCTCGCTTGGCTTCAGCGAAGCAGCAACGAACGGACGCACGCGGGCGTCATATAGGTTCTGCCCTATCCCCCGCCCTTCGTTTGCTCAGGTGACAGGTTAACTTGTTAACATAGGAAAAAAGAATCTAGAAACATTTGTAAGTTAGAAAAATCAAAATAAAATCATGTTTGATTATTTTTCGAAAAAGTTCATAAAATTGAAAAAAATCATGATtctaaaaaagttcattgaattgcaaaaaaattgttattatttttaaaattttgaaaatatTTCAGGAATTTTATAAACTTTGTGGATTTTGAAAAAAATCGTCAATTTTAAAACAGCTCATCAATGTCCAGAAAAAAAATCTTGAATTGTGATATTTTTGTAAATTCAGAAAATGTCTCTGGATCTAAATatattcatgcatttgaaaaaaattcatggaTTCTAAAAAATGTTTACAAATTTGAAATTTTTCACATTTTTTAATTTAATAAAAGTTCACTATTTTTAAAAAAGGATCAAAAAAAGTGAAAGATGAAAGGAATGCTGCCCGAGCCTGCTAGCACAGaacaaacaaaattaaaaaaatacGTAACCCCCCGCCCGGGGTAAAGTCTAACAGATGCATAAGAACTTATTTATAGCCATCATTACCATCCATTGGCCAACACAAAAACTAAACAAAGGACAAAAAAACTCAATTTTTCTGTGGACAACATCAACATTCGTTGACGAGCGTAAAAATAATCAAGGAACAAAATggaacaaaataaacttgattttcTGTGACCTTTTGAAAGGAACCACCAAACACATGTAGAAGAAGCTCGTAAGGCACGCAGGAGGCACACTTAACGATATCAGACAATCGGATATACCCAACGGTGTCAAATAGAAAGCAAACAACGAAGAGCCAAATCTAAGCAATGTTCATTAATCCGGCAGGCTCACCAGCCGTCAAAGCATGCACACCGCGATTGGACCGTCCAATGTCGAACAGAGAAGGTCGACTAacaccctaacaatggataatgagcACATGCCCATCCGCTGAACAAACAAAGACGACGGCCAACAAGGCACAACAGTCGGGTGGGATACACAATTGAACCAGGCAAACCGTTGCTATTACCCGACGAGCGAGAAAGCGCACACAAAGCATAAATGCTCGCACGAGGCGTACTAGCTGGGTGGAGTACACAGACGAAGCAAGCACGACGCTCATGTTCACCCGACGACTAAAATGATGGACCAACGCAAAATACGTCGGATGACCAAGGCCTGCGGCCGACATGTCATGGCCCCCCATGTCACTGGGAAGTGATGTATGGTTACGCAACCGGACGGCACGAGGAACACCACACGGGCAGCGAGTGCGTCGCTGACGGATCGGACGGTGTGGAGGCCGCCACCCTAACAACGGGGCGCGGCATGGATGGATCGGACGGCACGGTGGAGCGTCGGAGATGCGGATGCCCCGGGAGGCGGGTACTCGAGCACCGTTGTCGTGCCTAGCTTCGCTTGCTAATAGTTGCAACCGTCTGGCAACTCCGACTAGTTGGCCCATACCTTCCTTTCTACCTTAGCCACCAAGGCTTCCATTCCCGTGACGAAGCAAAAACCTCCTATAAAACACAGCTCTCCCGAACACGGATCAAACGGCTCCGGAAAAACACCCAAAAAAGGCGGCGGAAAGGGGAAAAGGAAGAACATGGACGGGCACGTCGGCCAGTTCTTCGAGTCGGTGAGCTCGATCTTCCGCGGGAGCGACACCCTCCCCGTGTGCGACCGCGACATCATCGCCGTAAGCGCCCCCTGCCCCCCGCCCCTTCCTCGAGAATCCCCATGGACGCCTCTGGCTCGGACCTTCTCTTACTCCGCTGTGTACTCCGCTCTGTTGCTGGCCGCTTGTTTGGGGATCCAAATTTCCGCTGGAGTGTGCGGGGATTCACGAATTAAGCGCGTTTTGAGTGACAGTCCCTGCCGGCTTGTTAGTTCTAGCGCCAAGGGGAATTGCGTCCCATCATGGGGATTTTGTGTTTGGGCGGAATCGACACTGCTGCGCTTTACTCTTTGTTTATCTAAATCGGTGCCTGTTAAGCTATTTCCGGTGGCGTTAAGGGGTCATGTTCAGCAACCAGACGTTTTGTGATTTTTCTACTGCATTTGATTACTCAATTCCATGTGTCAACCTAGGGCAACCATTATCGGACTGATTGAGCCTGGCTTGATGTCTAATTGCGTTGCGTTTGCGGGCGAATTTCCGGAATGTGCCTGGGTTTACGTAATCAGATGCATTTGGACAACCCGTGCCACCATGCCAGACCTTGATTCTCAGCGGATTGCAGGGAAATTTGGGCGTGGTCATGTGGATTTTCGGGGTCTGCCGAATCCCCAGTTCATGCTGTGCTTTCGTCTATTCAGAGACGAGTCTTGTTATTTCGTTGACTGTGGCGCTAAGCGAACAAACATTATAGGCATTTGATGTTACTTTAACTGATCAATTGATTCTGAGACCAGATCTTTGTCTTCCGTTGAATCCTTTCCACCCTCACACTACTATATATGTGATGTGAAGCTTAGGTGACCATTATTATTTTTGTATGCTTCCATATCCAATTGGATTGTACTTGATCATGCACTCCTTTGTGTTTGTCTAATCTATTATTGTACGCACTTTTGTGTCAGGGTTGTGAGACAGAGGTTGCTGAGGCTGCAAATGAAGAACAGAAGAACGACAGCCTCATGAGACTGTCATGGGCGCTTGTTCACTCTAGGCAGCCCGAGGATGTCAACCGCGGCATTGGAATGCTTGAAGGTGATGCATCCATTCTATATACTGTACTTAACAGTTTTATTATCCAAATTTGTTAATGATGATAGGATTTGACTGACTTGAGTAGTAGTACTTTACTACTTCCAAGATATGAGTGTTCATCGTATTTTCTGAAAATTTCCTTTGAAATAATGCATATGCCTTGGTGAACTAAATAGGAGTCATGTGGTACTTGAGTTATTTGTGTGTTTGTTCCACATGTTCATTTTGATTTTTGTTTCATATTGGTATATTCTGATTCTTCAGTTTTCATCAGTCGAGTGCCTTTTCTTAGAATCTATCACATGAGAACATTTGTTAAGTTGGAGGGCCACACCCACATGGCTGTCAtggcatgttgagatgctgtacatGTCTTGAATTTTGAGTTCTGATCTTCTCTTTTATGTATAGATTCGGAGCATCGACTACTGTATTTGACTGTGCTATTTTTCTCTCTTCTTAAAGTGATAATGCATAAATCTTATCCGTGTTGTTGTGAAGATATAAACTGTCCTGCCGTGTGGATGGATGTCCATTGCAGTGGTCCTATCAGTCTTCTAACAGCCCCGTCACCTGGAAAACCAATTATAGTGTCATTAATATGTGATTTCCATTGCTTAAAGTAAAACATCCTACTTAAATGTAGGCTGTGCTCATCCTAGGCTTCCAGTCTTGCACATTCATTTGAATCAAGCCAATCCTACTTATTGTAgcattttgtttctcacttgacagTTGTACTTTTCCTATCTGAACTTGCCGCTTTCCCTGGGGCAGAACTCATGATTTGTGTTGGCATTTCTCAGCTTCTTTCGGCAAGTCTAACAGTCCGCTACAAACAAGGGAGAAGCTCTATTTGTTGGCTGTTGGACACTACAGAAATGGGGATTACACAAGAAGCCGTGAGCTTCTGGAAAGATGC comes from the Triticum dicoccoides isolate Atlit2015 ecotype Zavitan unplaced genomic scaffold, WEW_v2.0 scaffold89972, whole genome shotgun sequence genome and includes:
- the LOC119348363 gene encoding mitochondrial fission 1 protein A-like, with the protein product MDGHVGQFFESVSSIFRGSDTLPVCDRDIIAGCETEVAEAANEEQKNDSLMRLSWALVHSRQPEDVNRGIGMLEASFGKSNSPLQTREKLYLLAVGHYRNGDYTRSRELLERCLE